One genomic window of Simiduia curdlanivorans includes the following:
- the sufD gene encoding Fe-S cluster assembly protein SufD, with amino-acid sequence MNAWLETTLAGITPQDWLAPKRQASLATLRQARWPNRKVEAWKYTPVRALEKSHFSQVSADAVDALPVIEGLDSIDILLQDGKPVLPATLPAGVSITLLSQPSVMGQQLFCGIKPERHVFGLLNDVLANDGLVIDIAPDCQVERPLRIIYRVTENAQAHGRVLVRVGARSKVSVIEQAEGSGASFSTHFAEYQIEAAAALEHYRFALQTGSALNVGGCHFSLADKSALNSTLVGFGGELARLDVDVIHAGEFAQAKMNAIYLLDGSELFDLHTTIEHAKPNGTTEENVRGIVADKAKAVFNGRIHIHRDAQKTLAELNNRNLLLSDGAEINTKPELEIYADDVRCAHGATVAEIDRQALYYLQTRGISRAQAQVMLSFGFINELVDDMPNEALANWLRPQLRDRFARMDVK; translated from the coding sequence ATGAATGCTTGGCTTGAAACCACATTGGCCGGCATAACACCGCAGGATTGGTTGGCGCCCAAGCGTCAAGCGTCTCTCGCCACCTTACGGCAAGCGCGCTGGCCCAATCGCAAAGTTGAGGCTTGGAAATACACGCCAGTTCGCGCCTTGGAAAAGTCACATTTTAGCCAAGTGAGCGCCGATGCGGTTGACGCTTTGCCGGTGATCGAAGGCTTGGATAGCATCGATATCTTGCTGCAAGACGGTAAGCCAGTGCTGCCCGCCACGCTGCCTGCCGGTGTCAGTATTACCTTGTTATCCCAGCCATCGGTGATGGGGCAACAGCTTTTTTGCGGCATCAAACCCGAGCGCCATGTGTTTGGTTTGCTCAACGATGTGCTAGCCAATGATGGCCTAGTGATTGATATAGCACCGGATTGTCAGGTCGAGCGACCGCTGCGTATTATTTATCGGGTGACCGAAAATGCTCAGGCCCATGGCCGTGTTTTGGTGCGTGTTGGCGCGCGCTCGAAGGTTAGCGTGATCGAGCAAGCCGAGGGTTCGGGCGCTAGTTTTAGCACCCACTTTGCCGAGTATCAGATTGAGGCGGCAGCCGCGCTCGAGCACTATCGGTTTGCCTTGCAAACGGGCAGCGCATTGAACGTGGGCGGTTGTCATTTTTCCCTCGCCGATAAAAGCGCGCTAAATTCTACCTTGGTGGGCTTTGGTGGCGAGCTGGCGCGTTTGGATGTGGATGTTATCCACGCCGGCGAGTTTGCGCAGGCGAAAATGAATGCCATTTACTTACTAGACGGCAGCGAACTGTTCGATTTACACACCACCATTGAACACGCCAAGCCCAACGGTACCACCGAAGAAAACGTGCGTGGCATTGTCGCAGACAAGGCCAAAGCGGTTTTTAACGGTCGCATTCATATTCATCGCGACGCGCAAAAAACCTTAGCGGAATTAAACAATCGAAATTTATTATTGTCTGACGGTGCGGAAATTAATACCAAGCCCGAGCTTGAAATCTACGCTGACGATGTGCGCTGCGCCCATGGTGCAACAGTGGCCGAGATCGATAGGCAGGCTTTGTACTATTTGCAGACCCGTGGCATCAGCCGGGCGCAAGCGCAGGTGATGTTGAGTTTCGGTTTTATCAATGAGCTGGTCGACGACATGCCGAATGAGGCCTTGGCCAATTGGTTGCGGCCGCAATTGCGCGATCGCTTTGCGCGGATGGACGTGAAATGA
- the sufC gene encoding Fe-S cluster assembly ATPase SufC, which translates to MLSIKNLHARVEDKTILKGLELEIKPGEVHAIMGPNGAGKSTLGYVLSGRPGYEVEQGSAELNGQNLFDMETEERARAGVFLAFQYPVEIPGVSNLEFLKASVDAARKARDEAPLSSAEFLKLARVACKQVNLPVEFLKRGVNEGFSGGEKKRNEIMQMILLEPTLCILDETDSGLDIDALKVVAEGVNSQRSEKRSFIVVTHYQRLLDYIKPDYVHVLSDGKIVKSGGPELAQELEAQGYSWLAKDPVAEVNA; encoded by the coding sequence ATGCTCTCGATTAAAAATTTACATGCGCGCGTTGAAGATAAAACCATTCTTAAGGGTCTGGAACTAGAGATAAAACCCGGCGAGGTGCACGCGATCATGGGCCCTAACGGCGCTGGCAAGAGCACCCTGGGTTACGTGCTTTCGGGCCGCCCCGGTTACGAAGTGGAGCAGGGCAGTGCCGAGCTAAATGGCCAGAACTTATTCGATATGGAAACCGAAGAGCGGGCCCGTGCCGGTGTGTTTTTGGCGTTTCAATACCCGGTGGAAATTCCCGGTGTTAGCAACCTCGAATTTTTAAAAGCCTCTGTGGATGCAGCGCGTAAAGCGCGCGACGAGGCGCCACTGAGCTCGGCCGAGTTTTTGAAATTGGCGCGCGTGGCCTGTAAGCAAGTGAATCTGCCGGTTGAGTTTTTAAAGCGCGGCGTTAACGAGGGTTTCTCCGGCGGCGAGAAAAAGCGCAACGAAATCATGCAGATGATTTTGCTAGAGCCGACCTTATGTATTCTCGATGAAACAGATTCTGGCTTAGATATCGATGCCCTTAAAGTAGTTGCCGAAGGCGTCAATAGCCAGCGCAGTGAAAAGCGCAGTTTTATCGTGGTTACCCACTACCAGCGCCTGCTCGATTACATCAAGCCTGATTATGTTCATGTTTTGTCGGACGGCAAAATTGTCAAAAGCGGCGGCCCAGAATTGGCGCAAGAGCTGGAGGCGCAAGGTTACAGCTGGCTTGCAAAAGATCCCGTTGCCGAGGTGAATGCCTAA
- the sufB gene encoding Fe-S cluster assembly protein SufB, with product MTEQIDKALKREYEAGFVSAIESETFAPGLDEDVIHRISAMKGEPEWMLEWRLKAFRSWQEMEEPEWAHVVYDKINYQAISYYSAPKSMKDRPKSLDEVDPELLRTYEKLGIPLLEQQMLAGVAVDAVFDSVSVVTTFREKLAEAGVIFCPISEAVQSHPELVKKYLGSVVPPKDNYFAALNCAVFTDGSFVYIPKGTRCPMELSTYFRINEQNTGQFERTLIIADEGSHVSYLEGCTAPQRDENQLHAAVVELVAMDDAEIKYSTVQNWYPGDENGKGGIYNFVTKRGICHDRAKISWTQVETGSAVTWKYPSCILKGDDSIGEFYSVALTRGKQQADTGTKMIHLGKNTRSTIISKGISAGRSNNSYRGLVRMNPGAHGARNFTQCDSLLIGDKCGAHTFPYVESRNPSAIVEHEATTSKVSDDQMFLCQQRGLDAEKAVSMIVNGFCKEVFKELPMEFAVEAGKLLEISLEGSVG from the coding sequence ATGACTGAGCAAATAGACAAGGCACTGAAGCGCGAGTATGAAGCCGGTTTCGTGTCGGCGATCGAATCGGAAACTTTTGCCCCGGGTTTGGATGAAGACGTTATTCATCGTATCTCGGCCATGAAGGGCGAGCCCGAGTGGATGCTCGAGTGGCGGCTTAAAGCCTTCCGCAGCTGGCAAGAGATGGAAGAGCCCGAGTGGGCGCATGTGGTTTACGACAAAATAAACTACCAAGCCATTTCCTATTACTCGGCACCGAAAAGCATGAAGGACAGGCCTAAGTCTCTGGACGAGGTCGACCCCGAGCTGTTGCGCACCTATGAAAAGTTAGGCATTCCGCTGCTCGAGCAACAGATGTTGGCTGGTGTTGCGGTAGATGCCGTATTCGACTCGGTTTCTGTGGTCACCACCTTTCGCGAGAAGCTGGCCGAAGCCGGTGTGATTTTCTGCCCCATCTCTGAAGCCGTGCAAAGTCACCCGGAGCTGGTAAAAAAATATTTAGGCAGTGTGGTGCCGCCCAAAGATAATTATTTCGCTGCGCTAAATTGCGCCGTGTTTACCGATGGCTCCTTTGTTTACATTCCCAAAGGCACACGCTGCCCGATGGAGTTGTCGACTTACTTCCGCATTAACGAACAGAACACCGGTCAATTTGAGCGCACGCTTATCATCGCCGATGAGGGTAGCCATGTGAGCTACTTAGAGGGCTGTACCGCACCGCAGCGCGACGAAAACCAACTGCATGCGGCGGTGGTTGAATTGGTGGCGATGGACGATGCGGAAATAAAATACTCTACCGTGCAAAACTGGTATCCCGGTGACGAAAACGGCAAGGGCGGTATTTATAACTTTGTGACTAAGCGCGGCATCTGCCACGATCGCGCCAAAATCAGTTGGACCCAGGTGGAAACCGGTTCGGCGGTGACGTGGAAATACCCTAGCTGTATTTTGAAAGGCGATGACAGTATTGGCGAGTTTTATTCCGTTGCCTTAACACGCGGCAAGCAGCAGGCCGATACCGGCACGAAAATGATTCACCTCGGTAAAAATACCCGCTCTACCATTATTTCCAAGGGTATTTCCGCCGGCCGCAGTAATAATAGTTACCGCGGTCTGGTGCGCATGAACCCCGGTGCCCACGGCGCGCGCAATTTTACTCAGTGTGATTCCTTACTCATCGGCGATAAGTGCGGTGCACACACCTTTCCCTACGTAGAGAGCCGCAACCCGTCCGCCATTGTCGAGCACGAAGCGACAACCTCTAAGGTCAGCGATGACCAGATGTTTTTGTGTCAACAGCGCGGCTTGGATGCAGAGAAGGCGGTCTCCATGATCGTCAATGGTTTCTGTAAGGAAGTGTTTAAAGAACTGCCCATGGAGTTTGCCGTTGAAGCGGGCAAGCTGTTAGAAATTAGCCTCGAAGGCTCAGTGGGTTAA
- a CDS encoding aminotransferase class V-fold PLP-dependent enzyme translates to MKLPVYLDYAATTPVDPRVADAMARCLTMDGMFANPASRSHIYGWQAEEQVELARRQVAELLRADPREVVWTSGATESNNLALKGVFEALNFQGHLITTAVEHKAVIDPAKWLEARGVAVTYLMPGTDGRISVEQVQAALRPDTRLVSVMHINNETGVVNPVAEVGALCRAANVLMHVDAAQSAGKIALDVSALQVDLLSLSAHKFYGPKGVGALYVRRAIAQQVKPQIHGGGHERGLRSGTLATHQLVGIGEAARLCVEQQQVDAERTARLRDQLWQGISTLPAIARNGSTEWLSPIHLNVNFGALDGETLLLSLRDIAVSSGSACTSASMEPSYVLKAMGLSDAQAHSSVRISLGRFTTAEDVQRAVAHIVDVVGALQPVHG, encoded by the coding sequence GTGAAGTTGCCGGTCTATTTAGATTACGCCGCCACCACCCCCGTCGACCCGCGCGTGGCCGATGCTATGGCGCGCTGTTTAACCATGGACGGCATGTTTGCCAACCCGGCCTCGCGTTCGCACATCTACGGTTGGCAAGCCGAGGAGCAGGTTGAGTTGGCGCGGCGCCAAGTGGCTGAGCTATTAAGGGCCGACCCGCGCGAAGTGGTGTGGACCAGCGGCGCGACTGAATCGAACAATTTAGCGCTAAAGGGTGTGTTCGAAGCGCTGAATTTTCAAGGTCATTTAATCACCACGGCGGTTGAGCACAAGGCGGTGATTGACCCGGCCAAATGGTTAGAGGCGCGCGGTGTCGCCGTCACTTACCTGATGCCCGGCACAGATGGCCGCATCAGTGTCGAGCAGGTGCAGGCGGCGCTGCGCCCCGATACGCGGTTGGTGAGCGTTATGCACATTAATAACGAAACCGGCGTGGTCAACCCCGTGGCTGAAGTGGGCGCCCTTTGTCGCGCGGCCAATGTGCTGATGCATGTCGATGCCGCCCAATCGGCGGGCAAAATAGCCTTGGATGTGAGTGCTTTGCAGGTTGATTTGCTGAGCTTATCGGCACACAAATTTTATGGCCCCAAGGGCGTGGGAGCGCTTTATGTGCGCCGCGCTATTGCGCAGCAAGTTAAGCCGCAAATCCACGGCGGCGGTCACGAGCGCGGTTTGCGCTCTGGTACCTTGGCCACCCATCAGCTGGTGGGTATTGGCGAAGCGGCGCGATTGTGTGTCGAACAGCAGCAAGTTGATGCCGAGCGCACGGCGCGTTTGCGCGATCAGTTGTGGCAGGGTATTTCGACCTTGCCGGCCATTGCTCGCAATGGCTCAACCGAATGGCTGAGCCCGATTCACTTGAATGTTAATTTCGGCGCATTGGATGGTGAAACCCTGTTGTTGAGCTTGCGCGATATCGCGGTGTCTTCGGGCTCCGCTTGCACCTCCGCCAGTATGGAGCCGTCCTACGTATTGAAGGCCATGGGCTTGTCCGATGCACAGGCGCACAGTTCGGTGCGCATTTCCCTCGGGCGATTTACCACGGCTGAGGACGTGCAGCGCGCCGTGGCACATATCGTCGATGTTGTGGGCGCATTGCAGCCGGTGCACGGCTAA
- the iscR gene encoding Fe-S cluster assembly transcriptional regulator IscR: MRLTTKGRYAVTAMLDLAMHMQQGPTSLADISKRQEISLSYLEQLFSKLRQSELVTSVRGPGGGYRLSRDADDIFVAQIIDAVNESIDATNCGGSGNCQNGKVCLTHNLWSDLSMQIHQFLNSISLSALMQRHDVRAVCTRQDAENEAQSLVLSELAPQ; this comes from the coding sequence ATGAGACTGACAACTAAAGGTCGTTATGCGGTGACAGCCATGTTGGATTTGGCCATGCACATGCAACAAGGCCCCACGAGCCTAGCCGATATATCCAAGCGCCAGGAAATCTCGCTGTCTTATTTAGAGCAACTTTTCTCTAAATTGCGTCAATCTGAGTTGGTTACCAGTGTTAGGGGCCCAGGCGGTGGTTACCGCTTGAGCCGCGACGCCGATGATATTTTTGTCGCGCAAATTATCGACGCGGTTAATGAGTCTATCGATGCCACCAACTGCGGCGGCAGTGGCAATTGCCAGAACGGCAAAGTCTGCCTCACTCACAATTTGTGGAGTGATCTGAGTATGCAAATTCACCAATTTTTGAACTCTATTAGCCTGTCGGCCTTGATGCAGCGCCACGATGTGCGCGCCGTCTGCACCCGGCAGGATGCTGAGAACGAGGCCCAATCATTGGTTTTATCGGAGCTTGCGCCCCAGTGA
- the trmJ gene encoding tRNA (cytosine(32)/uridine(32)-2'-O)-methyltransferase TrmJ, whose amino-acid sequence MPDKTEDWFQQVRIVLVNTKASGNIGGAARAMKNMGLSNLWLVEPREYPSAEATWRASNATDVLDGAQVVATLAEAIGDCGLVIGTSARGRSIPWPIKTPREAAGQVAAEARQHKVAIVFGREDRGLTNEELQACNLHLHIPANEDYSSLNLATAVQVICYELRMMMLEQRDGKAPHFDDWDQPPANSNELEHYYTHLQETLERLDFITHDNPRQTMTRLRRLFNRARLDQMELNILRGILTATQNYIYHTDRKVAALKAGGEGDGPEKH is encoded by the coding sequence ATGCCAGACAAGACAGAAGATTGGTTTCAGCAGGTCAGAATCGTACTGGTTAATACCAAGGCCTCTGGCAACATTGGCGGTGCCGCGCGGGCGATGAAAAATATGGGCCTAAGTAACCTGTGGCTAGTGGAGCCGCGCGAATATCCGTCGGCCGAGGCGACCTGGCGCGCCTCTAATGCCACCGACGTATTGGATGGTGCGCAAGTGGTGGCCACCTTGGCCGAGGCCATTGGCGACTGTGGCTTAGTGATAGGTACCAGCGCGCGCGGGCGCAGTATTCCCTGGCCGATAAAAACGCCGCGCGAGGCCGCCGGTCAAGTGGCAGCCGAGGCGCGCCAGCACAAGGTGGCTATCGTGTTTGGCCGCGAGGATCGCGGTTTGACCAACGAGGAGCTGCAGGCTTGTAATCTTCACCTGCACATTCCGGCCAATGAAGACTATAGCTCGCTCAATCTCGCCACTGCCGTGCAGGTCATCTGCTACGAGTTGCGCATGATGATGTTGGAGCAGCGCGATGGCAAAGCGCCGCATTTTGACGACTGGGATCAGCCGCCGGCCAACAGCAACGAGCTAGAGCATTACTATACCCACCTGCAAGAAACCCTGGAGCGGCTGGATTTCATCACCCACGACAACCCGCGCCAGACCATGACACGCCTGCGCCGGCTCTTTAACAGAGCGCGCTTGGACCAGATGGAGCTCAATATCCTGCGCGGCATTCTCACCGCCACCCAGAACTACATTTATCACACCGATCGCAAGGTGGCGGCGCTAAAGGCGGGCGGAGAGGGCGATGGGCCGGAAAAGCACTAA
- a CDS encoding inositol monophosphatase family protein → MEPMLTIALRAARKAGELIERALERVEFVAIETKGQNDFVTEVDRAAEKEVIYHLRKAYPDHNMRGEESGLSIGKSGDSDYEWVIDPLDGTTNFINGIPHFAISIACKRKGVLEHALVYDPMKREEFTASKGKGAMLNGRRIRVSSRRGLEGGLIGTGIPFNGWALEHIDPYLAAVKEIAGQTAGIRRPGAASLDLAYVAAGRYDGFWEMNLNEWDIAAGVLLIKEAGGLISDFKGGNSYMDTGNVVCGGPKVFKPLLQIVGNHMGHIGK, encoded by the coding sequence ATGGAACCCATGCTGACCATTGCTCTGCGCGCTGCGCGCAAGGCTGGAGAACTGATTGAACGCGCGCTAGAGCGTGTAGAATTTGTCGCTATTGAAACCAAAGGCCAAAATGACTTTGTCACCGAAGTCGACAGGGCAGCAGAGAAAGAGGTGATCTACCACCTGCGCAAAGCCTACCCAGATCACAATATGCGCGGCGAAGAGTCTGGCCTCAGCATCGGCAAGAGCGGCGACAGCGATTACGAATGGGTTATCGACCCGCTCGACGGCACCACCAACTTCATCAACGGCATCCCCCATTTCGCTATTTCCATTGCCTGCAAACGCAAAGGCGTTTTAGAGCACGCTCTGGTTTACGATCCCATGAAGCGCGAAGAATTCACTGCCAGTAAAGGCAAAGGCGCCATGCTCAATGGCCGTCGCATTCGGGTATCTTCACGTCGCGGCCTAGAAGGCGGTTTGATCGGAACCGGCATACCTTTTAATGGCTGGGCGCTCGAGCACATAGACCCCTACCTCGCTGCGGTAAAAGAAATTGCCGGCCAAACCGCGGGCATCCGCCGCCCAGGCGCCGCCTCGCTAGATCTCGCCTACGTTGCCGCTGGTCGCTACGACGGCTTCTGGGAAATGAATTTAAATGAGTGGGATATCGCCGCAGGTGTGCTGCTAATAAAAGAAGCCGGTGGCCTAATCTCCGACTTCAAAGGCGGCAACAGCTACATGGATACCGGCAATGTTGTGTGCGGCGGGCCAAAAGTGTTTAAGCCGCTGCTGCAAATTGTCGGCAACCACATGGGCCACATTGGCAAATAA